The Methanococcus voltae genome window below encodes:
- a CDS encoding DUF2121 domain-containing protein yields the protein MSVIIGYYGNNGSAIAGDKRNILFRGSEANREKLESLLYNGKLKNDKELKEKAEEYDVKVHITDSQDKIKKLDGCLMGEVKTISNQSKRKRMYLSKNNCALVEIIDDDMTKKEIKKGSGIIIFGNKHLKQLVQAELQKNVNIVKSGDILKIEKLFKDILSNIDTPSSSNDVDSYSNFKYENLEKVISQELSNLVDYRNGLKNQIIKVQKLMLIEKKIATKGEIGYVNEGKLKLYDKYLAIDRICENPNLYYEIDITGDVKEGDIILIDENNLKVKNKDVIVSVNKIICNR from the coding sequence ATGAGCGTTATTATAGGATATTATGGAAATAACGGGTCTGCAATTGCGGGAGATAAAAGAAATATATTATTTAGGGGTTCAGAAGCAAACAGGGAAAAGTTAGAATCTTTATTATATAATGGAAAATTGAAAAATGATAAAGAATTAAAAGAAAAAGCTGAAGAATATGATGTAAAAGTCCATATTACCGATTCACAGGACAAAATTAAAAAATTAGACGGTTGTTTAATGGGGGAAGTTAAAACTATAAGTAATCAATCTAAAAGAAAAAGAATGTACTTATCAAAAAATAACTGTGCACTTGTTGAAATAATTGACGATGATATGACTAAAAAAGAAATAAAAAAAGGTTCTGGAATCATAATTTTTGGAAATAAACATTTAAAACAATTGGTTCAGGCGGAATTACAAAAAAATGTAAACATAGTTAAATCAGGCGATATTTTAAAAATTGAAAAACTTTTTAAAGATATTTTATCAAATATTGATACCCCATCTTCGAGTAATGATGTGGATTCATATTCAAACTTTAAATATGAAAATTTAGAAAAGGTTATTTCTCAAGAATTATCTAATTTAGTGGATTATCGAAATGGATTAAAAAATCAAATTATAAAAGTACAAAAATTAATGCTCATTGAAAAAAAAATAGCAACCAAAGGCGAAATAGGTTATGTAAATGAGGGGAAGTTAAAACTTTATGACAAATATCTTGCAATAGATAGAATTTGCGAAAACCCTAATTTATATTATGAAATAGACATTACTGGCGATGTAAAAGAAGGAGATATTATATTAATTGATGAAAATAACTTAAAAGTAAAAAATAAAGATGTTATAGTGTCAGTAAATAAAATAATATGTAATAGATAA
- a CDS encoding AAA family ATPase, producing MKNITFNSIKLKSAPQKIHETPENSVGIKYVILEPVGFPIKINGENIKVTVEDGKLFNQYARDQWENEIIKEGDYLFDNSIIPDYAFKVLSIYPKDGEITTKETIYKLNTPLKNEVNNIKKTYFEEIIGQEHAKKKCKIIMKYLEKPEIFGEWSPKNILFYGSPGTGKTMLARALASQTNSNLKLIKATELIGEHVGDSSKVIKGLYADAAANKPCIIFIDEIDAIALSRNYQSLRGDVSEVVNALLTELDGIHENEGVITIAATNNPDMLDLAVRSRFEEEILFKIPNEKERLEILKTYSKKLPIKTNVDFKKYVKKTEGMNGRTLKEKLLKPLLHKAIIEELTEISEKDFEETLNRLINQNTKNVPSELYN from the coding sequence ATGAAAAATATAACATTTAACAGCATTAAATTAAAATCAGCCCCTCAAAAAATTCATGAAACTCCAGAAAATAGTGTGGGTATTAAATATGTGATATTAGAACCCGTTGGTTTTCCAATTAAAATAAATGGGGAAAATATAAAAGTTACAGTCGAAGACGGTAAATTATTCAACCAATATGCAAGAGATCAGTGGGAAAATGAAATAATTAAGGAAGGAGACTATTTATTTGATAATAGTATTATCCCAGATTATGCATTTAAGGTTTTATCAATATACCCAAAAGATGGGGAAATTACAACAAAAGAAACAATATATAAATTAAACACGCCATTGAAAAATGAAGTCAACAACATAAAAAAGACATATTTTGAAGAAATAATCGGTCAGGAGCATGCTAAAAAGAAATGTAAAATAATAATGAAATATCTCGAAAAACCTGAAATATTCGGAGAATGGTCTCCAAAAAACATTTTATTCTATGGGTCCCCAGGAACTGGAAAAACAATGTTAGCAAGAGCCTTAGCATCACAAACAAATAGTAATTTAAAACTAATAAAAGCTACGGAACTAATCGGAGAACATGTCGGAGATAGTTCTAAAGTTATAAAAGGATTATATGCAGATGCTGCCGCCAATAAACCATGTATTATATTTATTGACGAAATTGATGCTATAGCATTAAGTAGAAACTACCAATCATTAAGAGGGGATGTTTCAGAAGTTGTAAATGCATTATTAACAGAATTAGATGGAATTCATGAAAATGAAGGTGTAATAACAATTGCAGCTACCAATAATCCTGATATGTTAGATTTAGCAGTTCGAAGTAGATTTGAAGAAGAGATATTATTTAAAATACCTAATGAAAAAGAGCGATTGGAAATATTAAAAACATATTCTAAAAAACTACCCATTAAAACCAACGTAGATTTCAAAAAATACGTTAAAAAAACAGAAGGTATGAACGGAAGGACTTTAAAAGAAAAATTATTAAAACCATTGCTTCACAAAGCGATTATTGAAGAATTAACTGAAATTTCGGAAAAAGATTTCGAAGAAACTTTAAATCGATTAATTAATCAAAATACTAAAAATGTTCCTTCAGAATTATACAATTAA
- a CDS encoding SDH family Clp fold serine proteinase — protein sequence MFEDSMLIWVFFIFLFIYPQMIFKYRLLQRYNRIKQLEVSRGSRVIVMIHRQEQLAFFGLPLYKFISIEDSEEVLRAIRLTPENMPIDLILHTPGGLVLASEQIASALMEHKAKTTVIIPHYAMSGGSLIALAADEIIMDKNAVMGPVDPQIGQYPAASILSVLDKKYISEIDDETLILADISKKAINQVKDYVCHILKNKVGFDKAKQLSEILATGKWTHDYPLYIEKLQNLGVAINTKVPSEIYDLFDLYQQSSNQRPSVQYIPAPYGPNSEPKKSKSNILKSISKLLNNK from the coding sequence ATGTTTGAAGATTCAATGTTAATATGGGTATTTTTCATATTTTTATTTATTTATCCGCAAATGATATTTAAATATCGATTACTACAAAGGTATAATCGAATAAAACAACTCGAAGTTAGTAGGGGTTCTAGAGTAATCGTAATGATACATAGGCAAGAACAACTTGCATTTTTTGGACTTCCACTCTATAAATTCATAAGCATTGAAGATAGTGAAGAAGTTTTAAGAGCTATACGGCTTACACCCGAAAATATGCCTATAGATTTAATATTACATACGCCTGGCGGTTTAGTACTTGCAAGTGAACAAATAGCATCAGCTTTAATGGAACACAAGGCTAAAACAACTGTTATTATACCACATTACGCAATGAGTGGGGGTAGCCTTATTGCATTAGCTGCTGATGAGATTATAATGGATAAAAATGCAGTAATGGGTCCTGTAGACCCTCAAATTGGACAATATCCTGCAGCTTCAATATTGAGCGTTTTGGATAAAAAATATATCTCTGAAATTGATGACGAAACGTTAATACTTGCAGATATTTCTAAAAAAGCCATAAACCAAGTTAAAGATTATGTATGCCATATATTAAAAAATAAAGTAGGATTTGATAAAGCGAAACAACTTTCTGAAATCTTGGCAACTGGTAAATGGACACACGACTATCCATTGTATATTGAGAAATTACAAAATCTAGGTGTAGCTATCAATACGAAAGTGCCTTCTGAGATATATGATTTATTTGATTTGTATCAACAATCTTCTAATCAGAGACCGTCCGTTCAATATATTCCAGCACCTTATGGTCCAAACAGCGAGCCAAAAAAATCAAAAAGTAATATTTTAAAATCAATATCTAAACTTTTAAATAATAAATAA
- a CDS encoding DUF192 domain-containing protein, protein MSNSNKDCFEDNYYKILDDNILNNEFPKVTIFDNLMENNVKNDINNNKTLKINGKNFKVLYASNFVDRALGLMFRDINYDEALVFKYIFRKIHVHTCFMKYPIYIIFLNDDKVVDFTYLKPWSTYQSKEYSNMMVEFKDASLKN, encoded by the coding sequence ATGAGCAACTCAAATAAAGACTGTTTTGAAGATAACTATTATAAAATTTTAGATGATAATATTTTAAATAATGAATTTCCAAAAGTTACAATATTTGATAATTTAATGGAAAATAATGTAAAAAATGATATAAATAATAATAAAACTTTAAAAATAAATGGCAAAAATTTTAAAGTATTATATGCGAGTAATTTTGTAGATAGGGCGCTTGGTTTAATGTTTCGAGATATTAATTATGACGAGGCGTTAGTTTTTAAATATATATTTAGAAAGATACACGTTCATACCTGCTTTATGAAATATCCAATATATATTATATTTTTAAATGATGATAAAGTAGTTGATTTTACTTACTTAAAACCTTGGAGTACGTATCAATCTAAAGAATATTCAAATATGATGGTAGAATTTAAGGATGCAAGTCTTAAAAATTAA
- the nikR gene encoding nickel-responsive transcriptional regulator NikR yields MVDMDRISISLPKNLLEEFDEIILERGYASRSEAIRDSIREYIIKHKWIRSLQGERSGTINVVYDHHSTDVMEKLTTIQHDYSDIIVATMHIHMDHDHCMEVIIVRGDAKEIKELTDKLTSQKGVKQVKLTVMVPGGNIPQ; encoded by the coding sequence ATGGTAGATATGGATAGAATTAGTATTTCATTACCTAAGAATCTTCTTGAAGAATTTGATGAGATAATTCTTGAAAGGGGCTATGCAAGTAGGAGTGAAGCCATAAGGGATTCAATTAGGGAGTATATTATAAAACACAAATGGATAAGAAGTTTACAAGGTGAACGGTCGGGGACTATAAATGTAGTATATGACCACCATTCAACAGATGTAATGGAAAAGTTAACAACAATTCAACATGATTATTCTGATATAATCGTGGCTACTATGCACATACATATGGACCATGACCATTGTATGGAAGTAATTATTGTTAGGGGAGATGCTAAAGAAATAAAAGAATTAACTGACAAATTAACTTCTCAGAAAGGTGTTAAACAAGTTAAATTAACAGTAATGGTTCCTGGGGGCAATATACCTCAATAA